A single genomic interval of Halichondria panicea chromosome 2, odHalPani1.1, whole genome shotgun sequence harbors:
- the LOC135331867 gene encoding uncharacterized protein LOC135331867: MPPKKKKPPLKEDEEDGVMDIFGYIDLIQDCLSKAETSESLCLDGISKADIALRQTKEDPDIQCIVLMKRAELLYIAVKNEYDTDDLDDPLDGCIEDCEQVLSKVSSSNGSGKSLHVQASALHEDAAALKKALRKEARAKKKTFVENVAYSVFQRYDPTKALFKHVSKINSYLLQDIVDCYKKSKNICRTCYYKQNKIEQLSVPNRFCKHCKKVAAPLLLIPASKMCDNLAGSSTVAIPPPPKMLMAKINRHKSFQMCKNKDHTICCDKSAGGETWFGHSIEELVIWTMERHYGCKFSEFIRSHHEESESPNHRLFGEANGPANSTHHLDEFYDDSDDNEYDYYPEDCVFKSVAAIPQALLLNVIELYSRSKDYCKWCYYKDNKKSIVKFDKSSNGMVCSYCHRVWDQVVVIPASSLCWNFGSFEYLPIAPWPEGKPIKDSFEYCQKKDHFRCFRVYIENEFWYPHSVEEMIVWTVERERGCSFPAFIESVSRIPDNLLPSTRTSPNRGGTAATPTNPSKFTPSASTPNTRLTFKPHPQLAVSTSPSKLTMAQKVAANITTPVFNTAQATSTSLVSRPRREFQYGSNTTQTQSGGVMISTISQAVAPRPAAVLQNGNAVNTPAASRYMYPPTAPVQGLASSANNMRNYISSIPEFKPSGIVQMSTIGIAITTSPGGMRQNAVITTNAMNKTGFQLPATNFNVPPNYRMGSATYEVQVSQTPLPSVISPTSTRTQQQALYKFLEVNFKDVPDIPVPLLKAISNCFQSRKEVCRLCFYEERVLSGRVHSSNICSNGGHPWNKPILVIPGCTLCDNEPCFERGESVPLPPLPPVATIKKCPQKNHHKCYTKSLKSNEMFAHSVEALVVWIVESEEECSFEEFVAEKLSVMSADKHNSRGSSRTPPPNTGSSVSPASTVSPKPATPIHRITPPPQTTNQSTNRLFHPREVEFVTIRDVPSELLSSVAECFKSCTFVCRLCFFDSGCKNLIQKVEVNRSFSCPYGHNPWRDIKVIPKCVLCVSPSEWIPVPPLPKHMKQSKNSFVMCKKDDHSTCYAMSKGTNPWFPHTVEEMVIWTVERETGKEYEDVYKQFLTAPPQVTTIIPAQLKINQPRPFLVGSQPPLPKNNQQISMTTNPPKLISKPTMAASKQTPPLQFKPSGVTEPRKQPSLSVSVHHPSPSTSFLPGDIQSPTLRSDLEEAIKLAHTSMATTLQSQPKSNLQPVLPVSADANSMFGAFPNILTNILPQTTETSGKTGSSDYLGLSLYGNGGVPEDALGGFFPALFSGPDGSNFSSSDPYLNSGSFTSFGEHGDIGDKNPQANWGLPVPTCTSQAALQGWMNAPTTSTGESHDTQQLLHDKLKKDNRQAPQKQPPKNNAWNNDPVRNGIKASPVKRESKMKSNTLNSVKPKAIMAERESIEAIVNSTDSALLVPRMPNSEPLILEKALEAEGFVKVKSKRQRRSPKKTEALSATRTKPKVTGLDLDRISPSSSENESADRLSLSGHGSSSQSGSSHKRTPDISDGFSNSYEEHLSSGFEPQHNGAAAMTNLAQNTSSRKSSNVCLVCYESFVNAEKLFTHCQSATHCNAVFMAIGGKQLFSYSPPHPKLQVKDMKLCYRHGCHGAPECRLAHAQKQLTSWKQEWSLVRKPVNPTKGVHPETLPPPVKLTELTNGLRLSPNPMDSQYPNVIVTSSRATSVTVKASEGSVEWRITLQGQNWQTLFGVYCHAPPSSSPAPSLTEPTFKISSISSGPHSFSVGGPIWEAESINSGILLGRVVVGVVAQVVSMNRGSSEICELKLNLGYEEFLYLPMSVKVEDVRNGAQPVLQGSQPTVDMVNDNQVFGNPSSDNATKAFQQKWNLSNGTSSSEELGILNIEDTTFQHVPIEDWGCSLTEDTAFLK; the protein is encoded by the exons ATGCCACCTAAAAAGAAGAAACCGCCCCTCAAAGAG gacgAGGAGGACGGTGTGATGGATATTTTCGGATACATCGATTTAATCCAAGACTGCTTATCGAAAGCAGAGACCAGTGAATCACTTTGTCTGGACGGTATCTCTAAAGCAGATATAGCGCTTCGTCAGACAAAGGAAGATCCTGACATACAGTGCATTGTGCTCATGAAGAGAGCTGAACTTCTTTATATCGCT GTTAAGAATGAATACGACACTGACGATCTAGACGATCCATTAGATGGCTGTATCGAGGACTGTGAACAAG TGCTTTCCAAGGTGTCCTCATCAAATGGAAGTGGAAAGTCTCTACACGTACAGGCCAGTGCTCTTCACGAAGATGCTGCCGCTCTCAAGAAGGCCCTGCGTAAAGAAGCCAGAGCTAAGAAGAAGACCTTTGTAGAGA ATGTGGCCTACTCTGTCTTCCAGCGTTACGACCCAACTAAAGCCCTGTTCAAGCATGTCTCTAAAATAAACTCTTACCTCCTGCAAGATATTGTGGACTGTTACAAGAAATCAAAGAACATTTGCCGTACTTGTTACTATAAACAGAATAAGATAGAACAGTTATCTGTCCCTAACAGATTCTGTAAGCATTGTAAGAAGGTTGCAGCCCCATTGCTGCTGATACCGGCCAGTAAGATGTGTGATAACTTGGCAGGCTCCTCTACAGTCGCCATTCCTCCTCCTCCAAAGATGCTCATGGCAAAGATTAACAG ACACAAGTCATTTCAGATGTGTAAGAACAAAGACCACACAATCTGCTGTGATAAGTCAGCTGGTGGTGAGACCTGGTTTGGTCACAGCATCGAGGAGCTCGTCATCTGGACAATGGAGAGACACTATG GTTGTAAATTCTCGGAATTTATTCGCTCTCATCATGAAGAGTCAGAATCGCCCAATCACAGGCTGTTTGGTGAAGCCAACGGGCCAGCTAACAGCACTCACCATTTGGACGAGTTTTACGACGATAGTG ATGACAACGAATACGATTATTATCCTGAGGATTGTGTGTTCAAGAGTGTGGCGGCCATTCCTCAAGCTCTCTTACTGAATGTCATAGAACTGTACAGTAGGTCCAAGGACTACTGCAAATGGTGCTACTACAAAGATAATAAAAAG agcaTTGTCAAGTTTGACAAGAGCTCCAATGGGATGGTGTGCTCGTACTGTCACAGAGTGTGGGACCAAGTGGTGGTCATCCCGGCCAGCAGCCTCTGTTGGAACTTTGGCAGTTTTGAGTACCTCCCCATAGCCCCTTGGCCCGAGGGGAAACCCATCAAGGACTCATTTGAGTATTGTCAGAAGAAGGATCACTTCAGGTGTTTCCGTGTGTATATAGAGAACGAGTTCTGGTACCCCCACTCTGTGGAGGAGATGATAGTCTGGACCgtggagagggagagag GTTGCTCGTTTCCAGCTTTTATCGAGAGTGTGAGTCGCATTCCTGACAACCTCTTGCCTTCAACTCGCACCAGTCCAAATCGAGGTGGCACTGctgccacgcccactaatCCTTCGAAATTTACCCCCAGTGCTTCCACTCCTAATACACGTCTGACCTTTAAACCACACCCTCAGCTCGCTGTGTCCACTTCTCCAAGTAAACTCACCATGGCTCAGAAAGTGGCTGCTAACATAACCACCCCTGTGTTCAACACTGCACAGGCAACTAGTACAAGTTTAGTGTCGAGGCCCAGGCGTGAATTTCAGTATGGAAGTAATACGACTCAGACTCAGTCAGGCGGTGTGATGATCTCCACTATATCACAGGCAGTAGCTCCTCGGCCAGCTGCTGTGCTCCAAAATGGCAATGCTGTTAATACTCCAGCTGCtagtaggtacatgtaccctcCTACTGCGCCAGTACAAGGACTGGCTAGTAGTGCTAATAATATGAGGAACTACATATCGTCTATACCAGAATTCAAGCCGTCGGGAATTGTTCAAATGAGTACGATTGGGATAGCAATCACAACGAGCCCCGGAGGGATGCGTCAAAATGCTGTAATAACCACCAACGCTATGAATAAAACTGGTTTCCAGTTACCAGCTACGAACTTTAATGTGCCCCCTAACTACCGAATGGGGAGCGCAACCTATGAGGTGCAGGTCTCGCAGACCCCTCTACCTTCCGTCATTAGCCCCACCTCGACAAGGACCCAGCAACAAG CTTTGTATAAATTCTTGGAGGTGAATTTCAAGGATGTTCCTGACATCCCTGTGCCTCTCCTCAAAGCAATCTCAAACTGCTTTCAATCCAGGAAGGAGGTGTGTAGACTATGTTTCTACGAGGAGCGTGTGCTGAGTGGCCGCGTTCATAGCTCCAATATTTGCAGCAATGGAGGCCATCCCTGGAACAAGCCAATACTAGTCATACCAG GTTGTACACTGTGTGACAATGAGCCATGTTTTGAGCGAGGGGAGTCGGTGCCCCTACCCCCTTTACCACCCGTGGCCACAATCAAGAAGTGTCCGCAGAAGAACCATCATAAATGCTACACTAAATCCCTCAAATCTAACGAAATGTTTGCCCACTCTGTGGAGGCGCTGGTTGTGTGGATCGTGGAGAGCGAGGAGGAGTGCTCATTCGAAGAATTTGTGGCAGAGAAACTGAGTGTAATGTCCGCAGACAAACATAACTCTAGAG GATCTTCCCGCACACCTCCTCCGAATACTGGCAGCTCTGTCAGTCCAGCCTCTACTGTATCCCCTAAACCAGCTACCCCTATCCACAGAatcacccctccccctcaaaCTACCAACCAATCAACCAATCGTCTCTTCCATCCTAGAGAAGTCGAGTTCGTTACCATAAGAGATGTTCCTTCAGAGCTGCTCTCAAGCGTCGCCGAGTGTTTCAAAAGCTGCACTTTCGTTTGTCGTTTGTGTTTCTTTGACTCTGGCTGTAAGAACCTCATTCAAAAAGTTGAAGTGAATCGTTCCTTCTCTTGCCCTTATGGACACAACCCTTGGAGAGATATTAAAGTGATCCCAAAGTGTGTGCTATGTGTTAGTCCCTCAGAGTGGATTCCCGTTCCCCCATTGCCCAAACACATGAAGCAGTCTAAGAACTCGTTTGTCATGTGCAAGAAAGATGATCACAGCACGTGCTATGCCATGTCCAAGGGTACTAACCCTTGGTTCCCTCACACCGTAGAGGAGATGGTCATATGGACTGTGGAGAGAGAGACAG GTAAAGAATACGAAGACGTGTATAAGCAATTTCTGACTGCGCCACCACAAGTCACAACAATTATCCCTGCCCAACTGAAGATCAACCAACCAAGGCCCTTCCTAGTGGGCAGCCAACCACCACTTCCCAAGAATAACCAGCAAATCTCGATGACTACTAACCCACCAAAACTTATCAGCAAGCCAACTATGGCAGCTAGTAAGCAAACACCCCCTCTGCAATTCAAGCCTTCAGGAGTAACAGAGCCGAGAAAACAGCCATCGCTGAGCGTATCTGTTCATCATCCCTCACCCTCCACCTCGTTTCTACCCGGGGATATCCAGTCTCCTACGCTCAGGTCAGATCTAGAAGAAGCCATCAAGTTAGCTCACACCTCTATGGCCACTACTCTCCAGTCTCAGCCAAAGAGCAACCTACAACCCGTGCTTCCAGTGTCTGCTGATGCTAATAGCATGTTTGGAGCTTTCCCTAACATCCTTACCAACATACTCCCACAAACTACTGAAACGAGTGGAAAAACTGGTAGTAGTGACTATCTTGGACTGAGCCTTTATGGTAATGGCGGTGTACCTGAAGATGCTCTGGGAGGATTCTTCCCAGCCTTGTTCAGTGGGCCAGATGGTTCGAATTTCAGCTCTAGTGATCCATACTTGAATTCTGGAAGTTTTACAAGTTTCGGTGAGCACGGCGATATTGGAGATAAGAATCCTCAAGCCAATTGGGGTCTACcagtacctacatgtacatcccaGGCCGCTTTGCAAGGTTGGATGAATGCTCCTACTACAAGTACAGGAGAGTCACATGATACTCAGCAGTTATTACATGACAAGTTGAAAAAAGATAATCGCCAGGCACCCCAGAAACAACCTCCCAAGAACAATGCCTGGAACAATGACCCAGTACGAAATGGGATTAAAGCGTCTCCTGTTAAACGTGAATCGAAAATGAAGTCAAATACACTGAACTCAGTAAAACCTAAGGCTATCATGGCTGAACGAGAATCTATTGAAGCAATAGTGAACAGCACAGATTCTGCTCTACTAGTGCCTCGCATGCCAAACTCCGAACCCTTGATTTTGGAAAAAGCGCTTGAAGCCGAAGGATTTGTGAAAGTTAAGTCAAAGCGACAAAGACGATCTCCTAAGAAAACTGAAGCATTATCAGCCACACGAACTAAACCAAAGGTCACGGGCTTGGATCTCGATAGAATCAGTCCCTCAAGTAGTGAAAATGAAAGCGCTGATAGGTTATCATTAAGTGGCCATGGGTCAAGCAGTCAAAGTGGAAGTTCACACAAGCGAACACCAGACATTAGTGATGGATTCTCCAATAGCTATGAGGAGCATTTATCTAGTGGATTTGAGCCTCAACATAATGGAGCAGCTGCTATGACGAATTTAGCACAAAATACCTCCTCAAGAAAAAGTTCCAACGTTTGTCTTGTTTGCTATGAGAGTTTCGTGAATGCTGAAAAGCTCTTCACTCACTGTCAGAGTGCAACCCATTGCAATGCTGTTTTTATGGCGATTGGGGGCAAACAATTGTTTAGCTACTCTCCACCACATCCAAAATTGCAAGTCAAAGACATGAAGCTGTGTTACAG GCATGGTTGTCATGGTGCTCCAGAGTGCCGGCTGGCACATGCTCAAAAACAGTTGACATCTTGGAAACAGGAGTGGTCTCTAGTTAGAAAACCTGTCAATCCCACCAAAGGGGTCCACCCAGAGACCCTCCCACCACCTGTGAAACTAACAGAGCTCACCAATGGTCTACGTCTCTCCCCAAATCCT ATGGACTCGCAGTATCCTAATGTGATAGTGACCTCGTCCAGAGCAACGTCTGTCACTGTCAAGGCTAGTGAGGGAAGCGTTGAGTGGAGAATAACACTTCAAGGCCAG AACTGGCAGACATTGTTTGGAGTGTACTGTCACGCCCCTCCCAGTTCCAGCCCCGCTCCCTCTCTCACCGAGCCCACCTTCAAGATAAGCAGCATCTCTAGTGGACCCCACAGTTTTTCTGTGGGTGGTCCCATATGGGAGGCGGAGTCTATTAACTCTGGGATCTTGTTGGGGAGGGTGGTGGTGGGCGTAGTTGCTCAGGTGGTCTCGATGAATCGCGGATCCTCGGAGATCTGTGAACTAAAGCTGAATCTCGGATACGAAGAATTTCTTTATCTGCCCATGTCTGTGAAGG TGGAAGATGTCAGGAATGGTGCTCAGCCTGTACTGCAAGGAAGTCAACCTACTGTGGACATGGTGAACGATAATCAAGTCTTTGGCAATCCtag CTCGGACAACGCCACGAAAGCTTTCCAGCAAAAGTGGAACTTGTCCAACGGCACAAGCTCATCTGAGGAGTTGGGCATTCTGAACATAGAGGACACCACCTTCCAGCACGTCCCCATCGAGGACTGGGGCTGCTCACTCACTGAGGACACTGCCTTCCTAAAGTAG
- the LOC135331913 gene encoding eukaryotic translation initiation factor 3 subunit E-B-like encodes MAEYDLTTKIASYLDRHLVFPLLEFLAERKIYNESDVLETKIQLLTQTNMVDYAVDVYKQLHPDSPDPEDLVERRGLVVSKLHEFDQALGPILDILTDSEELESSSGKEDQNLLEYLIQNHQFEVKMVDVIHDCAKFKFECGTYADAAEYLYFYRLLAPADHQNLMSAEWGKLSCSILVQDWDSALEELAKLRREIDETPNVPHLTRLQQRTWLIHWSLFVYFNHPKGQEEIINLFLFTQDYLNAIQTCCPHIFRYLTASVITSKKRQTLLKDLVRIIKHESYAYRDPITEFVECLYVKFDFDLAQQKLAECEKVLENDFFLVACKGAFIENARLSIFETFCRIHHCISISMLATKLNMSSDDAEKWIVNLIRNAKLDAKIDALEGHVIMNTQTTSLYQRVIDKTKSLAFQSQFVSQNIDKKKAAISAVLAGGAPPQAVQRWAPS; translated from the exons ATGGCTGAGTACGACCTCACCACCAAGATTGCTAGCTATCTGGACCGCCACCTTGTGTTTCctctgctggagtttcttgcTGAGAGAAAG ATCTACAATGAGTCAGATGTGCTTGAGACTAAGATCCAGCTGTTAACGCAAACCAATATG GTGGACTATGCTGTAGATGTGTACAAGCAGCTTCACCCCGACAGTCCTGACCCAGAAG ATTTAGTCGAAAGGAGAGGGTTAGTTGTGAGTAAGCTGCATGAATTTGATCAGGCTCTTGGGCCAATCCTCGACATCCTTACCGACTCAGAGGAACTCGAAAGTTCAAGTGGAAA GGAGGATCAGAATTTGCTAGAATATTTGATTCAAAATCATCAG TTTGAGGTGAAGATGGTGGATGTAATTCACGATTGTGCCAAGTTCAAGTTTGAGTGTGGAACATATGCTGATGCAGCAGAGTATCTATACTTTTACAGACTATTG GCACCTGCTGACCACCAGAATCTAATGAGTGCTGAGTGGGGAAAGCTGTCGTGTTCCATTCTAGTGCAAGACTGGGACAGTGCTTTGGAAGAGCTCGCTAAACTGAGGAGGGAAATTGATGAGACA CCAAATGTTCCTCACCTGACGAGACTTCAGCAGAGAACCTGGCTAATTCACTGGAGTCTGTTCGTCTACTTCAACCATCCCAAGGGACAAGAAGAGATTATCAACTTATTCTTATTCACCCAAGA TTACCTAAATGCTATTCAGACGTGTTGTCCTCATATCTTCCGTTACCTGACAGCTTCGGTCATCACCAGCAAGAAGAGACAGACCCTGCTCAAAGACCTCGTTAGAATCATCAAACAT GAATCTTACGCTTATCGAGATCCGATCACTGAGTTTGTGGAATGCCTCTATGTCAAGTTTGATTTTGACCTAGCTCAGCAAAAGTTGGCAGAATGTGAAAAA GTACTGGAGAATGACTTCTTCCTAGTTGCATGCAAAGGAGCCTTCATTGAGAATGCTCGTCTCTCTATCTTTGAGACCTTCTGTAGGATCCATCACTGTATCAGCATAAG CATGCTAGCCACCAAGCTGAACATGAGCAGTGATGATGCTGAGAAGTGGATTGTGAACCTCATCAGGAATGCAAAGTTGGATGCAAAGATTGACGCATTGGAG GGTCATGTCATCATGAACACACAGACGACGTCACTCTATCAAAGAGTGATTGACAAAACTAAGAGTCTGGCTTTCCAGAGCCAGTTTGTTTCTCAGAACATTGACAAGAAAAAAGCAGCCATATCTGCCGTGCTGGCTGGAGGG GCACCCCCTCAAGCTGTACAGCGTTGGGCACCAAGTTGA